One genomic segment of Saprospiraceae bacterium includes these proteins:
- a CDS encoding glycosyltransferase has protein sequence MSHGSTGRIRVLMLPHNVSSDMDFRVEALNRFSDLEIRAYTTHVNKMLPSKHCRYLPNGLVSLNPFKRIWAYFRYWTILQKELRWADVVHWYWDFNYIPVLNIPLEYYLLRKLRKKGLILWCGSEIRNPDIDKFVNPYYKREKEEGNYEYTFESPKRSKRTQHLFHELGFLPLEFIGIGHYLDRKLFAQTHRVFQLIGLKNYRAVYPNPGNHYPLIVHSASKTGGKGTKYVLQAIENLKSQFRFEFRLLHDLSKEEALQWVEKCDVFIDQLITGSHGTAAVEAMAMGKPVLCYINPVVGRDYPEDLPILNANPDTIEMVIRDLLQHPEKRTETGKSSRKYVEKYHDDEQNAADLHELYVQLMLK, from the coding sequence ATGAGTCATGGGTCAACAGGCAGGATCCGTGTCCTGATGTTGCCACACAATGTTTCCTCCGACATGGATTTTCGGGTTGAAGCCCTGAACCGCTTCAGCGATCTGGAGATCAGGGCATATACCACACATGTCAACAAAATGCTGCCGTCCAAACATTGCAGGTATTTGCCAAACGGTTTGGTGAGTCTGAATCCGTTTAAAAGAATATGGGCTTATTTCCGTTATTGGACCATACTGCAAAAAGAACTCCGCTGGGCGGATGTGGTGCATTGGTACTGGGATTTTAATTACATCCCGGTGCTGAATATTCCACTGGAATATTATTTACTCAGAAAATTAAGGAAAAAAGGATTGATCCTCTGGTGTGGATCCGAAATCAGGAATCCGGACATCGATAAGTTTGTCAATCCTTACTATAAAAGAGAAAAGGAAGAAGGAAATTACGAATACACATTCGAATCGCCAAAGCGTTCAAAAAGAACCCAACATTTGTTTCACGAGCTTGGTTTTTTGCCTCTTGAGTTTATTGGAATAGGTCATTACCTCGATAGAAAATTATTTGCTCAAACGCATCGGGTCTTTCAGTTGATTGGACTAAAAAACTATCGCGCTGTTTATCCGAATCCTGGTAATCATTATCCACTGATCGTGCATTCCGCATCAAAGACCGGAGGGAAAGGAACCAAATACGTTTTGCAGGCCATTGAAAATCTCAAGTCGCAATTTCGATTTGAATTCAGGTTGTTGCACGACCTGAGTAAAGAAGAAGCACTGCAATGGGTTGAAAAATGCGATGTATTTATAGACCAGCTCATAACCGGCTCTCATGGTACTGCGGCAGTGGAAGCGATGGCCATGGGTAAACCGGTACTCTGTTACATCAATCCGGTGGTAGGCCGGGACTACCCGGAAGATCTCCCGATTTTGAATGCCAACCCGGATACAATTGAAATGGTGATCCGGGATTTACTCCAACATCCGGAAAAACGGACTGAAACTGGCAAAAGCAGCAGAAAGTATGTCGAAAAATATCACGATGATGAACAAAATGCTGCGGATTTGCATGAACTCTATGTTCAACTCATGTTGAAATAA